A window of the Bdellovibrio svalbardensis genome harbors these coding sequences:
- a CDS encoding quinone-dependent dihydroorotate dehydrogenase codes for MRPWLLLPPQWAHDLIPLTLPFISMAYGRKIPEWNSFTWRDMTFANPVGIAGGVDKNAEHLKDWWRLGCGFVEVGTVTPLAQDPNPGKIMDRDKSLQAMWNKMGFPSHGADEVFYNLAAYAPRFRTTVFVNIGKNRTTPNNEAVQDYLTLVDKFRPFADAFVVNVSSPNTQGLRELQNKDNLRNLLGPIIDRVSHFEPTPVLVKLSPDMGDDALAEAITHCHELGVDGFVLTNTTLSRPPGCHFPAEGGLSGAPLKHLSQRALQIAVQILGKNKDEKLLVSAGGIMSPDDVFERLQMGANLVQIYSALVFYGPGFFHEVARKHHERQ; via the coding sequence ATGCGTCCTTGGCTTTTACTACCACCTCAATGGGCTCACGATCTTATCCCTCTCACACTTCCCTTTATTTCGATGGCTTACGGAAGAAAAATTCCGGAATGGAATAGCTTCACATGGCGGGATATGACTTTTGCAAATCCAGTAGGAATTGCAGGAGGAGTGGATAAGAATGCAGAACATCTAAAGGACTGGTGGCGCCTTGGTTGCGGTTTTGTCGAGGTCGGCACGGTCACTCCCCTCGCACAGGATCCCAATCCTGGAAAAATCATGGACCGCGATAAATCACTTCAGGCGATGTGGAATAAAATGGGTTTTCCCAGCCATGGCGCTGACGAAGTTTTCTATAATCTTGCTGCTTATGCCCCCCGATTTCGCACTACTGTTTTTGTGAATATCGGAAAGAATCGGACGACTCCGAACAACGAGGCCGTCCAAGACTATTTGACCCTCGTCGATAAGTTTCGTCCATTTGCCGATGCCTTTGTTGTGAATGTTTCCAGCCCAAATACTCAGGGACTTCGCGAACTTCAGAACAAAGACAACCTTCGCAATCTTTTGGGTCCCATCATCGACAGAGTTTCACACTTTGAGCCGACTCCGGTTTTGGTGAAGTTGAGTCCTGACATGGGCGATGATGCCCTGGCCGAAGCGATCACTCATTGTCATGAATTGGGTGTCGATGGCTTCGTTTTGACAAATACCACACTTTCAAGGCCTCCCGGCTGCCACTTCCCCGCAGAAGGGGGACTTTCTGGAGCCCCTTTAAAGCACCTCTCTCAACGCGCCTTGCAAATTGCTGTGCAAATTTTAGGCAAAAATAAAGATGAGAAGCTGCTGGTGAGTGCTGGTGGCATTATGAGTCCGGATGATGTCTTTGAAAGATTGCAAATGGGCGCCAATCTTGTTCAAATTTATTCTGCACTCGTGTTCTATGGTCCCGGTTTTTTCCACGAGGTAGCAAGAAAGCATCATGAGCGACAATAA
- a CDS encoding HU family DNA-binding protein: MTKADLINLISEKAGITRVKAETVVNTIFDSMVEALMRDDRIEIRGFGSFVNRQYGAYKGRNPRTGEIINVEEKKLPFFKVGKELKEDINGGKGE; the protein is encoded by the coding sequence ATGACAAAAGCGGATTTAATAAATTTGATCTCAGAAAAAGCCGGCATCACTCGCGTGAAAGCTGAGACTGTAGTTAACACTATTTTTGATTCTATGGTGGAAGCCTTGATGCGCGATGACCGTATTGAAATCCGTGGTTTCGGTTCATTTGTAAATCGTCAATATGGCGCTTATAAAGGACGCAATCCTCGCACTGGTGAAATCATCAATGTTGAAGAGAAAAAATTGCCATTCTTTAAAGTTGGTAAAGAACTCAAAGAAGATATCAACGGCGGAAAAGGCGAATAA
- a CDS encoding TldD/PmbA family protein produces the protein MNLTGSLNLNLHKTLSSFQDSVDWAQLRHVSEKTTYRTVRDEKPDRNHISFDHGIMVEVLVNGHFGYAGTSDLSDSGVKRAFSKAVAMAKQASSFKVHDFSVLQRPMAKGHYHSPVTRPMDSISAKEISDIFVDATRAMKVSDKIVSRSATAMIVETEFFSVSTSGSDVHQKFSIVSTDFSATAGANGDTQTRSDSGGLARCLQVGAEVFDRASILERSKKLAEESVELLSAENCPETAMNLLIAPDQMTLQVHESIGHPLEYDRILGDERNYAGWSFVKPDDFGKLRYGSNLMNVTFDPTIPDALASYAFDDSGNPAKKEFLIKDGLLVRGLGGLESQARLDLPGVANTRSSSWNRAPIDRMANINLEPGTSKLSEMIASTERGVFMMANKSWSIDDYRNKFQFGCEYAKLIENGKLTKTLKNPNYRGTTVNFWNSLKAVSENRETYGSPYCGKGEPNQVIRVGHTTPYCLFSNIEVFGA, from the coding sequence GTGAATCTAACTGGTAGCTTAAACCTGAATCTCCATAAAACCCTCTCATCCTTTCAAGATTCCGTCGACTGGGCCCAATTGCGTCACGTCTCTGAAAAAACCACCTACCGCACAGTTCGCGATGAAAAGCCCGATCGCAATCATATCTCTTTTGATCATGGCATCATGGTGGAAGTTTTGGTGAACGGTCACTTTGGATACGCGGGCACCAGCGATCTTTCTGATTCGGGTGTAAAGCGCGCCTTCAGCAAAGCTGTGGCAATGGCCAAGCAAGCTTCTTCTTTTAAGGTTCACGACTTCTCGGTTTTGCAGCGCCCCATGGCTAAAGGACACTACCACTCCCCAGTGACTCGCCCCATGGATTCAATTTCTGCAAAAGAGATTTCTGACATCTTTGTCGATGCCACCAGGGCGATGAAAGTGTCTGACAAAATCGTCAGCCGTTCTGCCACCGCTATGATTGTTGAAACCGAATTTTTCTCAGTCAGCACCAGCGGTTCTGATGTTCATCAGAAGTTTTCTATCGTCAGCACCGACTTCTCGGCCACTGCGGGCGCCAATGGTGATACCCAAACCCGCTCTGACAGCGGCGGTCTTGCGCGCTGTTTGCAAGTGGGCGCCGAAGTTTTCGACCGCGCTTCCATTCTGGAGAGATCCAAAAAATTAGCTGAAGAGTCTGTCGAACTTCTTTCTGCAGAAAACTGTCCAGAGACTGCTATGAATCTTTTGATCGCGCCTGATCAAATGACTTTGCAGGTTCATGAATCTATCGGGCATCCCTTGGAGTATGATCGTATTTTGGGAGACGAAAGAAACTATGCCGGATGGAGTTTTGTGAAGCCGGATGATTTCGGCAAACTTCGTTATGGCTCGAACTTGATGAATGTCACTTTTGATCCGACCATTCCTGATGCTTTGGCGTCTTATGCTTTTGATGACTCTGGAAACCCAGCGAAGAAAGAATTCCTTATCAAAGACGGCCTTCTGGTGCGTGGTTTAGGTGGCCTGGAATCCCAAGCCCGCCTGGATCTTCCAGGTGTTGCCAACACCCGCTCTTCTTCTTGGAATCGTGCCCCGATTGATCGCATGGCGAATATTAATCTGGAACCGGGCACCAGCAAACTTTCTGAGATGATCGCCTCCACAGAGCGCGGCGTTTTCATGATGGCCAATAAGTCCTGGTCTATCGACGACTATCGCAACAAATTCCAATTCGGCTGCGAGTACGCGAAACTGATTGAAAACGGCAAGCTCACAAAGACTCTTAAAAATCCAAATTATCGCGGCACCACTGTGAATTTCTGGAACAGTTTGAAAGCCGTCAGTGAAAACCGTGAAACCTATGGCTCTCCTTACTGTGGTAAAGGCGAACCAAATCAGGTTATTCGCGTCGGACATACCACGCCTTATTGCCTCTTCTCTAATATCGAAGTGTTTGGAGCTTAA
- a CDS encoding FMN-binding glutamate synthase family protein: MRKEFYTALVVVLVANVLFYFYWMPGLLSLFFFVPFFALGIRDIRQTRHAIKSNFPVFGHFRYLLESIRPEINQYFIESNTDGRPFNREQRSVVYQRAKKVLDTVPFGTQHDVYKQGYEFVTHSMYPKHVDEKDLRITVGGEKCKQPYSLSLLNISAMSFGSLSTNAILSLNGGAKDGGFAHNTGEGGISPYHLELGGDLIWQIGTGYFGCRTHEGTFDPQLFKTNASRPQVKMIEIKLSQGAKPGHGGILSGKKVTPEIAQIRNVPMGKDVISPPGHSAFSDAAEMLKFIETLRELSGGKPVGIKLCLGHRREFEELVSLMVEKNSYPDFIAVDGAEGGTGAAPLEFTNYMGMPGIDALVIVVDTLKKFGVREKVKVLATGKITTAFDIVKLLCIGADATYAARSMLLALGCIQALRCNNNKCPTGVATQDPNLVKGLHVPTKRERVKNFHAETLGTVAHIIGAMGVSKFQDLTRADLYKRVDDNHIKTYQEIYASMV, encoded by the coding sequence ATGAGAAAAGAATTTTACACGGCCCTCGTGGTTGTACTTGTTGCGAATGTTTTATTTTACTTCTATTGGATGCCGGGGTTGTTATCTCTCTTCTTTTTTGTTCCCTTCTTCGCATTGGGAATTCGCGATATCAGACAAACTCGTCACGCAATTAAATCCAACTTCCCAGTCTTTGGACATTTCCGTTATCTCTTGGAATCAATTCGTCCCGAGATCAATCAGTACTTTATTGAATCCAATACCGATGGTCGTCCATTCAATCGCGAACAGCGTTCCGTCGTTTATCAAAGAGCTAAGAAAGTTTTAGATACAGTGCCGTTCGGAACCCAGCACGACGTTTACAAACAAGGTTATGAGTTTGTGACTCACTCCATGTATCCAAAACATGTGGATGAAAAAGATCTGCGTATCACCGTGGGTGGCGAGAAATGTAAACAGCCTTATTCTTTGTCTTTGTTAAATATCTCAGCGATGAGTTTTGGTTCTTTGTCGACGAACGCCATTTTGTCTCTGAACGGAGGCGCCAAAGACGGTGGCTTTGCGCACAATACGGGGGAAGGCGGTATTTCTCCTTACCATCTTGAATTGGGTGGAGATTTGATTTGGCAAATCGGTACGGGTTATTTTGGTTGCAGAACCCATGAAGGTACTTTTGATCCACAACTTTTTAAAACCAATGCCTCTCGTCCTCAGGTGAAAATGATTGAGATTAAGTTGTCCCAAGGGGCAAAGCCGGGGCACGGTGGTATTCTTTCTGGTAAAAAAGTGACGCCTGAAATTGCCCAGATTCGAAATGTGCCGATGGGCAAAGATGTGATTTCGCCTCCGGGACATAGTGCATTTAGTGATGCCGCGGAAATGTTGAAGTTCATTGAGACCTTGCGTGAACTATCCGGTGGAAAACCCGTGGGTATTAAATTGTGCCTGGGCCATCGCCGCGAGTTTGAAGAGTTGGTTTCTTTGATGGTGGAAAAGAATTCTTATCCGGACTTTATTGCCGTCGACGGTGCCGAGGGTGGAACTGGCGCTGCACCACTTGAGTTCACAAACTATATGGGCATGCCGGGCATTGATGCTTTGGTGATTGTTGTTGATACTCTGAAGAAATTTGGCGTTCGCGAGAAGGTGAAAGTTCTGGCAACCGGAAAGATCACGACTGCTTTTGATATCGTAAAGTTATTGTGTATTGGTGCAGATGCGACCTATGCGGCTCGTTCAATGTTGCTGGCTTTGGGGTGTATTCAAGCACTTCGCTGCAACAATAATAAATGCCCAACAGGTGTTGCGACTCAAGATCCAAATCTGGTTAAAGGCCTTCATGTGCCGACCAAGCGAGAGCGTGTTAAAAACTTCCATGCAGAAACACTGGGAACGGTGGCGCATATCATCGGCGCCATGGGAGTTTCAAAGTTTCAAGATCTGACTCGTGCGGATTTGTATAAACGTGTGGATGACAACCATATTAAAACCTATCAAGAAATCTACGCTTCGATGGTTTAA
- the mutT gene encoding 8-oxo-dGTP diphosphatase MutT, producing MSDNKLSSGGAGGQTSPSEAGVQTGQPKKSKIRKGHWIPVVAGFLRKDGKILVGQRPENNSLAGQWEFPGGKIENGETPEFALARELNEELGIEAEVGELKLACTHSYGDVGILILFYEIIYWKGEPRAKHHMMLEWIHPEELKHRNIPEANRKILDRIYKALGIEWRK from the coding sequence ATGAGCGACAATAAGCTTTCCTCCGGCGGAGCCGGAGGGCAAACCAGCCCCAGCGAAGCTGGAGTGCAAACAGGTCAGCCAAAGAAATCCAAGATCCGCAAAGGTCATTGGATTCCTGTGGTTGCAGGCTTCTTGCGTAAAGATGGTAAAATTCTGGTCGGCCAAAGACCTGAAAATAACTCCTTAGCTGGCCAATGGGAATTTCCCGGTGGAAAGATTGAAAACGGGGAAACGCCTGAGTTCGCTCTCGCAAGAGAATTAAATGAAGAACTGGGTATCGAAGCCGAAGTCGGGGAACTCAAACTCGCCTGCACTCATTCATACGGGGACGTAGGGATTCTCATATTGTTCTATGAGATCATTTACTGGAAAGGTGAACCTCGCGCCAAACATCACATGATGCTTGAGTGGATTCACCCAGAAGAACTCAAGCATCGCAATATTCCAGAAGCGAACCGCAAGATACTTGATCGCATCTATAAAGCCTTAGGGATTGAATGGCGAAAATAA
- a CDS encoding EF-P lysine aminoacylase GenX, which yields MDRKEYLSSIWKPYPAMPSGVIVAGRIYDLVREDGSLALTLHRDQQTHKVKFDNAPEHSEFLDFGDLVAVVSVNELVLLAPQLAPLPKRSYDKELFLKWNSYLDHLRGFFKFNNFVELRTPGLVVCPGTEPALDVFSTELKVGSRKEKLFLPTSPELHLKKALALGAEKIFEIAPCYRNGEVTERHQPEFLMLEWYRAYDNLAAIKKDAIGLVTYLSKSLKVPGPRQVISYSVAELFKIYCNFNLTPQTTLAELKALAEKLGVDVRSAESIDDYFFLIFMDKIESQLPPEDLIFVEKYPPYQAALARLTEDGWGDRFEFYWKGLELANAFHELNDPKIQRQRSEEDLQKKRASGKEEIRLDEEFFQSLEAGLPPSGGIALGVERLFMCLFDVKNIKDLRLFPSV from the coding sequence TTGGATCGTAAAGAATATCTTTCATCAATTTGGAAACCCTATCCGGCCATGCCTTCGGGTGTCATCGTGGCCGGTCGTATTTACGACCTGGTTCGTGAGGACGGAAGCCTTGCGCTGACTCTTCACCGTGACCAACAAACTCATAAAGTTAAATTCGATAATGCCCCCGAACATTCAGAATTCCTGGATTTCGGTGATTTGGTTGCGGTTGTTTCCGTCAATGAACTGGTGTTGTTGGCTCCACAATTGGCACCTTTGCCAAAACGCTCTTATGACAAAGAATTGTTTTTGAAATGGAATTCTTATCTCGATCATTTGCGCGGGTTTTTTAAATTCAATAACTTTGTAGAGTTAAGAACCCCGGGCCTGGTGGTTTGTCCCGGCACAGAACCCGCTCTGGATGTGTTTTCCACAGAGCTCAAGGTTGGCTCACGCAAAGAGAAATTGTTTTTGCCCACCAGCCCTGAACTTCATCTGAAGAAAGCCTTGGCTTTAGGTGCAGAGAAAATTTTTGAGATTGCCCCTTGTTATCGCAATGGCGAAGTGACAGAACGTCATCAGCCCGAATTCTTGATGCTGGAGTGGTATCGCGCCTACGACAATCTGGCGGCGATTAAAAAAGATGCGATCGGTCTTGTGACTTATCTTTCAAAATCCCTCAAGGTTCCAGGGCCGCGCCAGGTTATCAGCTATTCCGTCGCAGAACTTTTTAAAATTTACTGCAATTTCAATCTGACTCCTCAGACCACTCTTGCCGAACTCAAAGCCTTGGCGGAAAAGTTAGGCGTGGACGTACGAAGTGCCGAAAGCATCGACGACTATTTCTTTCTGATCTTCATGGATAAAATCGAATCGCAGTTGCCACCTGAGGATTTAATTTTTGTTGAGAAATACCCTCCTTATCAGGCGGCTTTGGCGCGCTTAACAGAAGACGGTTGGGGGGATCGTTTCGAGTTCTATTGGAAGGGGCTGGAACTGGCCAATGCTTTCCATGAATTGAATGATCCTAAAATTCAACGGCAGCGTTCCGAAGAGGATTTACAAAAGAAAAGAGCTTCCGGAAAAGAAGAGATTCGTCTGGATGAAGAGTTCTTCCAAAGTCTAGAAGCGGGACTTCCTCCCTCTGGGGGGATCGCCCTGGGAGTAGAGCGTCTGTTTATGTGTCTTTTTGATGTGAAAAATATCAAAGACCTTCGTTTGTTCCCCTCAGTATAA
- a CDS encoding glycosyltransferase family 4 protein produces the protein MLAKSKLPEKLNICLTSARFPILSRATDHGFLWPIARGLAREGHKVTVLSTTSFLKKPEVIRDGVRVLYLHEGAKNLSHMSFQIAVRQKFAQLHKEEPFHLVHSIDRSGYRIGNRKKDFKIAMAYDVEATQMSQLFAILAMKRETLGSMLTTAIATAYKFLTTYYGGDRQLLSTADGIFVTNPQQRIILERYYLYPDFHTYTVPYGIELGDLSPKEKSLELRKKLGLPENSHVAVTISDMTEVQELLPLLKAFEKVAIKKPNSYLIIVGNGPKFKNVEFEVLNLALGNRVILTGAVPAPEIEDYIVLGDVFVNMSSRTTGFEPSTLEAMAQKKVVMGSEVSPIANIIEDGRDGFLLRPADVDSMSNLLVEIFSGTMPADEIGERARQRVVDLFDTPKLVQSVLDAYRKILLNTGMYKKH, from the coding sequence ATGCTTGCGAAGTCGAAACTTCCAGAGAAATTAAATATCTGCCTGACCTCCGCCCGTTTCCCGATATTAAGTCGTGCGACGGACCATGGATTTTTATGGCCTATTGCTCGCGGCTTGGCTCGCGAAGGACATAAGGTCACGGTGCTTTCGACCACTTCATTCTTGAAAAAACCTGAAGTGATTCGCGACGGCGTGCGCGTTCTTTATCTTCACGAAGGTGCCAAGAATCTTTCTCATATGAGCTTCCAAATTGCAGTTCGGCAGAAGTTTGCACAACTTCATAAAGAAGAACCTTTTCACCTGGTTCATAGCATCGATAGATCGGGTTACCGCATTGGCAATCGCAAAAAAGATTTCAAAATCGCGATGGCTTATGATGTGGAAGCCACTCAGATGTCACAGCTTTTTGCGATCTTAGCAATGAAGCGCGAAACCTTGGGAAGCATGCTGACCACGGCGATCGCAACCGCTTATAAATTCCTGACAACTTATTATGGTGGCGACCGCCAGCTTCTTTCGACGGCCGACGGGATCTTTGTTACCAATCCTCAGCAAAGAATCATTCTGGAAAGATATTATCTTTATCCTGACTTTCACACTTACACGGTTCCTTATGGAATTGAACTGGGTGACTTGTCGCCTAAAGAGAAGTCTTTGGAACTTCGTAAAAAGCTGGGTCTGCCGGAAAATTCCCATGTCGCGGTTACAATCAGCGATATGACAGAGGTTCAAGAACTTCTTCCGCTTTTAAAGGCCTTTGAGAAGGTGGCGATTAAAAAGCCCAACAGCTATTTGATCATCGTCGGCAACGGACCCAAGTTTAAAAATGTGGAGTTCGAAGTCCTCAATCTGGCTCTTGGCAATCGAGTCATCCTAACGGGCGCAGTTCCAGCCCCCGAAATCGAAGACTATATTGTCTTGGGCGATGTTTTCGTAAACATGAGTTCCCGCACAACAGGCTTTGAACCCTCCACTTTGGAAGCCATGGCGCAGAAAAAAGTGGTTATGGGGTCTGAAGTGTCGCCTATTGCCAACATTATTGAAGATGGCAGAGACGGTTTCTTGCTTCGCCCGGCCGACGTGGACTCCATGAGCAACCTCTTGGTTGAGATCTTTTCAGGCACCATGCCTGCGGACGAAATCGGCGAAAGAGCCCGTCAACGCGTCGTAGACCTGTTTGACACCCCAAAACTGGTCCAGTCCGTGCTCGATGCCTACCGAAAAATACTGCTCAACACCGGAATGTATAAGAAGCATTGA